In Xiphias gladius isolate SHS-SW01 ecotype Sanya breed wild chromosome 5, ASM1685928v1, whole genome shotgun sequence, the following are encoded in one genomic region:
- the hus1 gene encoding checkpoint protein HUS1 isoform X1 has translation MKFRGKIVDIACLNHFTRVITTISKMTKMCVLRLTPDNLFFVLSGKVANGGVSMWCELSQANFFDEYQMEGVSPEANEICLEVTPENLSRALKTVQNAKAVKVKLTKKHCPCLTIAAELPTLSSVSRVVTHDVPVDVIPRRLWHEFKEPSMPDFDVSIYLPPLKTMKNVVDRMKNLSNFLVIEANLNGEMNLKIETDLVSVTTHFKDLGNPPWGDDASQEGSASQSRDLEAMAEARVDIRRLQQFLIGQQVNPSKAMCNIVHQRVVHLILLHEDVSLQYFIPAVA, from the exons GAGTCATCACCACCATCTCAAAGATGACGAAGATGTGCGTCCTGCGGCTGACCCCGGACAACCTCTTCTTCGTTCTGTCTGGTAAAGTGGCCAATGGAGGGGTCAGCATGTGGTGCGAACTGTCGCAG GCCAACTTCTTTGATGAGTACCAGATGGAGGGCGTGTCCCCCGAGGCCAATGAGATTTGTCTGGAGGTGACTCCGGAGAACCTGTCCAGGGCCCTGAAGACGGTCCAGAACGCCAAGGCCGTCAAAGTTAAACTGACCAAGAAGCACTGTCCCTGCCTCACCATCGCTGCAGAGCTG CCCACCCTGTCCAGCGTCAGTCGAGTCGTCACTCACGACGTCCCGGTTGACGTCATCCCCCGGAGACTCTGGCATGAATTCAAAGAACCAAGCATGCCAGACTTTGAT GTCAGTATCTACCTGCCCCCTCTGAAGACCATGAAGAACGTCGTGGACAGGATGAAGAACCTCTCCAACTTCCTG gTAATCGAGGCCAACCTGAACGGAGAGATGAACCTGAAGATCGAGACAGATCTGGTTTCTGTCACCACTCACTTCAAAGACCTGGGGAACCCTCCGTGGG GTGACGACGCCTCACAGGAGGGCAGCGCGTCTCAGAGCAGGGACCTGGAGGCCATGGCCGAGGCCAGAGTGGACATCCGGAGGCTGCAACAGTTCCTCATTGGGCAGCAGGTCAACCCCAGCAAGGCCATGTGCA ACATTGTCCATCAGAGGGTCGTCCACCTGATTCTGCTGCATGAAGACGTGTCGCTCCAGTATTTCATCCCCGCTGTGGCGTAG
- the hus1 gene encoding checkpoint protein HUS1 isoform X2 yields MGVITTISKMTKMCVLRLTPDNLFFVLSGKVANGGVSMWCELSQANFFDEYQMEGVSPEANEICLEVTPENLSRALKTVQNAKAVKVKLTKKHCPCLTIAAELPTLSSVSRVVTHDVPVDVIPRRLWHEFKEPSMPDFDVSIYLPPLKTMKNVVDRMKNLSNFLVIEANLNGEMNLKIETDLVSVTTHFKDLGNPPWGDDASQEGSASQSRDLEAMAEARVDIRRLQQFLIGQQVNPSKAMCNIVHQRVVHLILLHEDVSLQYFIPAVA; encoded by the exons atgg GAGTCATCACCACCATCTCAAAGATGACGAAGATGTGCGTCCTGCGGCTGACCCCGGACAACCTCTTCTTCGTTCTGTCTGGTAAAGTGGCCAATGGAGGGGTCAGCATGTGGTGCGAACTGTCGCAG GCCAACTTCTTTGATGAGTACCAGATGGAGGGCGTGTCCCCCGAGGCCAATGAGATTTGTCTGGAGGTGACTCCGGAGAACCTGTCCAGGGCCCTGAAGACGGTCCAGAACGCCAAGGCCGTCAAAGTTAAACTGACCAAGAAGCACTGTCCCTGCCTCACCATCGCTGCAGAGCTG CCCACCCTGTCCAGCGTCAGTCGAGTCGTCACTCACGACGTCCCGGTTGACGTCATCCCCCGGAGACTCTGGCATGAATTCAAAGAACCAAGCATGCCAGACTTTGAT GTCAGTATCTACCTGCCCCCTCTGAAGACCATGAAGAACGTCGTGGACAGGATGAAGAACCTCTCCAACTTCCTG gTAATCGAGGCCAACCTGAACGGAGAGATGAACCTGAAGATCGAGACAGATCTGGTTTCTGTCACCACTCACTTCAAAGACCTGGGGAACCCTCCGTGGG GTGACGACGCCTCACAGGAGGGCAGCGCGTCTCAGAGCAGGGACCTGGAGGCCATGGCCGAGGCCAGAGTGGACATCCGGAGGCTGCAACAGTTCCTCATTGGGCAGCAGGTCAACCCCAGCAAGGCCATGTGCA ACATTGTCCATCAGAGGGTCGTCCACCTGATTCTGCTGCATGAAGACGTGTCGCTCCAGTATTTCATCCCCGCTGTGGCGTAG
- the hus1 gene encoding checkpoint protein HUS1 isoform X3, with product MTKMCVLRLTPDNLFFVLSGKVANGGVSMWCELSQANFFDEYQMEGVSPEANEICLEVTPENLSRALKTVQNAKAVKVKLTKKHCPCLTIAAELPTLSSVSRVVTHDVPVDVIPRRLWHEFKEPSMPDFDVSIYLPPLKTMKNVVDRMKNLSNFLVIEANLNGEMNLKIETDLVSVTTHFKDLGNPPWGDDASQEGSASQSRDLEAMAEARVDIRRLQQFLIGQQVNPSKAMCNIVHQRVVHLILLHEDVSLQYFIPAVA from the exons ATGACGAAGATGTGCGTCCTGCGGCTGACCCCGGACAACCTCTTCTTCGTTCTGTCTGGTAAAGTGGCCAATGGAGGGGTCAGCATGTGGTGCGAACTGTCGCAG GCCAACTTCTTTGATGAGTACCAGATGGAGGGCGTGTCCCCCGAGGCCAATGAGATTTGTCTGGAGGTGACTCCGGAGAACCTGTCCAGGGCCCTGAAGACGGTCCAGAACGCCAAGGCCGTCAAAGTTAAACTGACCAAGAAGCACTGTCCCTGCCTCACCATCGCTGCAGAGCTG CCCACCCTGTCCAGCGTCAGTCGAGTCGTCACTCACGACGTCCCGGTTGACGTCATCCCCCGGAGACTCTGGCATGAATTCAAAGAACCAAGCATGCCAGACTTTGAT GTCAGTATCTACCTGCCCCCTCTGAAGACCATGAAGAACGTCGTGGACAGGATGAAGAACCTCTCCAACTTCCTG gTAATCGAGGCCAACCTGAACGGAGAGATGAACCTGAAGATCGAGACAGATCTGGTTTCTGTCACCACTCACTTCAAAGACCTGGGGAACCCTCCGTGGG GTGACGACGCCTCACAGGAGGGCAGCGCGTCTCAGAGCAGGGACCTGGAGGCCATGGCCGAGGCCAGAGTGGACATCCGGAGGCTGCAACAGTTCCTCATTGGGCAGCAGGTCAACCCCAGCAAGGCCATGTGCA ACATTGTCCATCAGAGGGTCGTCCACCTGATTCTGCTGCATGAAGACGTGTCGCTCCAGTATTTCATCCCCGCTGTGGCGTAG